A single window of Methanotorris formicicus Mc-S-70 DNA harbors:
- the cas4 gene encoding CRISPR-associated protein Cas4, with amino-acid sequence MELEEMITVSDVVEYMYCPRFVYFERVLGIPQHEEKREKVLIGRNIHELKEKINKNYIRKSINAKAKFLNVYLSSKKYRIVGIVDEVLELEDGSYAPLDYKFAEYKNKLFKTHKYQSILYGLLIKENFNVEVNRGFVVYVRSGNLVKEIKFKQKDFDDAIGFIDLIFDIIENEEFPLDIKVNKRKCIDCCYRNRTFANTFKYLD; translated from the coding sequence ATGGAATTGGAAGAGATGATTACTGTATCTGATGTTGTTGAGTATATGTATTGTCCAAGGTTTGTTTATTTTGAGAGAGTCTTGGGGATTCCTCAACATGAGGAGAAGAGAGAAAAGGTTTTAATCGGGAGGAATATTCATGAATTAAAGGAAAAAATAAACAAAAACTATATTAGAAAATCCATAAATGCAAAGGCAAAGTTTTTAAATGTATATTTATCCTCCAAAAAGTATCGGATTGTTGGTATTGTGGATGAGGTTTTGGAGTTGGAAGATGGAAGTTACGCTCCTCTTGATTACAAGTTCGCAGAATATAAGAATAAATTGTTCAAAACGCATAAGTATCAATCCATTTTGTATGGATTATTAATTAAGGAGAATTTTAATGTTGAAGTCAATAGGGGTTTTGTAGTTTATGTAAGAAGTGGGAATTTGGTTAAAGAGATAAAGTTTAAACAAAAGGACTTTGATGATGCAATTGGATTTATTGACTTAATTTTTGATATTATTGAAAATGAGGAATTTCCATTAGATATTAAAGTCAATAAAAGGAAGTGCATTGATTGTTGTTATAGGAATAGGACTTTCGCAAATACATTTAAATACTTAGATTAA
- the cas1 gene encoding CRISPR-associated endonuclease Cas1: MDIVLKSYGFFISKKGDRFVFEVKENGEVKKVEISANKVERIILGKDGTITTSAINLAIENNIPIIFLKNEEPTAMVWHCKLGKTGKIRRNQIKFSETVEGIKYASKWIERKMKNQISYLKELKKNHNHKGDFDGLVEGIKGCIDDLNDYLSKIDGNIQKRTIKDTIIGIEGLASKYYFEGINYALPEKYKFKERSRRPAKDEFNALLNYDYGMLYPIVEKCCIVAGLDPYVGFIHSDGYNKTTLVYDIIEMYRVYVDRGVVNFINKKKVKNEFFVPLHNGISLSEIGIGEFASFMNESVFNKEFEFKRKKYKLPDFIQKECYEIANYIRERYL; the protein is encoded by the coding sequence ATGGATATTGTTTTAAAATCTTATGGATTTTTTATATCTAAAAAAGGAGATAGATTTGTTTTTGAAGTAAAGGAAAATGGAGAAGTAAAGAAAGTAGAAATTTCTGCAAATAAAGTTGAAAGAATTATTTTAGGAAAAGATGGAACAATAACCACATCAGCAATAAATTTGGCAATAGAAAATAACATTCCAATAATATTTCTAAAGAATGAAGAACCAACAGCAATGGTTTGGCATTGCAAATTAGGTAAGACTGGGAAAATTAGAAGAAATCAAATAAAATTTTCAGAGACCGTTGAAGGAATAAAATATGCATCAAAATGGATTGAAAGAAAAATGAAAAACCAGATTAGTTATTTGAAAGAATTAAAAAAGAACCACAACCATAAAGGAGATTTTGATGGATTGGTTGAGGGCATAAAAGGATGTATTGATGATTTAAATGATTATTTGAGTAAAATTGATGGCAATATTCAAAAAAGAACCATAAAGGATACCATCATTGGTATTGAAGGATTAGCATCAAAGTATTATTTTGAAGGGATTAATTATGCCCTCCCAGAAAAGTATAAGTTCAAAGAAAGGAGTAGGAGGCCTGCAAAAGATGAATTTAATGCTTTATTGAATTATGATTATGGGATGTTATATCCAATTGTTGAAAAATGCTGTATTGTCGCTGGTTTAGACCCCTATGTTGGATTTATCCACTCCGATGGATATAATAAGACAACCTTAGTTTATGATATAATTGAAATGTATAGGGTTTATGTGGATAGAGGAGTTGTGAATTTCATAAACAAAAAGAAAGTTAAAAATGAGTTTTTTGTTCCTTTGCATAATGGAATATCGTTATCAGAAATTGGGATTGGAGAGTTTGCATCATTTATGAATGAAAGTGTATTCAATAAAGAGTTTGAATTTAAAAGAAAGAAGTATAAACTTCCTGATTTCATCCAAAAAGAGTGTTATGAGATTGCAAATTACATAAGGGAGAGATATTTATGA
- the cas2 gene encoding CRISPR-associated endonuclease Cas2, whose protein sequence is MIYVIYDISDDKIRKRVSDKCLNYGLLRIQKSVFAGSLNKNRIDELRVFCENIIEENDKVYIIRFARNALES, encoded by the coding sequence ATGATTTATGTAATTTATGATATAAGTGATGATAAAATTAGGAAGAGAGTTTCTGATAAATGCCTAAACTATGGATTATTAAGAATTCAAAAAAGTGTGTTTGCTGGAAGTTTGAATAAAAATAGAATTGATGAGTTGAGAGTTTTTTGTGAGAATATTATTGAAGAAAATGATAAGGTCTATATTATTAGGTTTGCGAGAAATGCTTTGGAAAGTTGA